From the genome of Streptomyces sp. V2I9:
CCGTCCGCGAGGCCGCGCGTGGCCTCCGCGAACTGCCACATGACGTCCGGGTCCTCGGGCGAACCGAAGTTCAGGCAGTCCGAGATGGCCAGCGGCCGGGCGCCGGAGGCGGCCACGTTGCGGTACGACTCCGCCAGCGCGAGCTGCGCGCCGGTGTACGGGTCGAGCTTGGCGTACCGGCCGTTGCCGTCGGTCGCCAGCGCCACGCCCAGGTTCGTCTCGGCGTCGATGCGGACCATGCCCGCGTCCTCGCCCATCGCGAGCACGGTGTTGCCCTGGACGAAGCGGTCGTACTGGTCGGTGATCCACGCCTTGGACGCCTGGTTCGGGGAGGCGACCAGCTGGAGGACCTGCTCGCGCAGCTCGGCGGCGTTCGCCGGGCGGGCGAGCTTGCCCGCGTCGTCCGCCTGGAGCGCGTCCTGCCAGGACGGGCGGGCGAACGGGCGCTGGTAGACCGGGCCGTCGTGGGCGACCGAGCGCGGGGGTACGTCCACGATCTGCTCGCCGTGCCAGAAGATCTCCAGCTGGGAGCCGTCGGTCACCTCACCGATGACGGTGGCGATGACGTCCCACTTCTCGCAGATCTCCAGGAAGCGGTCCACGTGCTGCGGCTCGACGATCGCGCACATGCGCTCCTGCGACTCGCTCATGAGGATCTCCTCGGGCGAGAGCGAGGAGTCGCGCAGCGGCACGGTGTCCAGCTCGACGCGCATGCCGCCGGACCCGGCGGAGGCCAGCTCGCTGGTGGCGCAGGAGAGCCCGGCGCCGCCGAGGTCCTGGATGCCCGCGACGAGCTTCTCCTGGAAGATCTCCAGGGTGCACTCGATGAGGAGCTTCTCCTGGAACGGGTCGCCGACCTGGACGGCGGGGCGCTTGGCCGGGCCGGTGGACTCGAAGGTCTCCGAGGCCAGCACGGAGACGCCGCCGATGCCGTCGCCGCCGGTGCGGGCGCCGTAAAGGATGACCTTGTTGCCGGGGCCCGACGCCTGCGCGAGGTGGATGTCCTCGTGCTTCATCACGCCGATGCAGCCGGCGTTGACCAGCGGGTTGCCCTGGTAGCAGGAGTCGAAGACGACCTCGCCGCCGATGTTGGGCAGGCCCAGGCAGTTGCCGTAGCCGCCGATGCCCGCGACGACGCCCGGCAGGACGCGCTTGGTGTCGGGGTGGTCGGCCGCGCCGAAGCGCAGCGGGTCCACGACCGCGACCGGGCGTGCGCCCATCGCGAGGATGTCGCGGACGATGCCGCCGATGCCGGTGGCCGCGCCCTGGTAGGGCTCGATGTACGACGGGTGGTTGTGCGACTCGACCTTGAAGGTGACCGCGTACCCCTGGCCGACGTCGACGACGCCGGCGTTCTCGCCGATGCCGACGAGCATGGCGTCGTTGGCGGGGACCTTCTCGCCGAACTGCTTGAGGTGGACCTTGCTGCTCTTGTACGAGCAGTGCTCCGACCACATCACCGAGTACATGGCGAGCTCGGCGCCGGTGGGACGGCGGCCCAGGATCTCGCGGATCCGGGCGTACTCGTCCTCCTTGAGGCCGAGTTCCTTCCAGGGCTGCTCGGCGTCCGGGGTCTCGGCCGCGTGCTTGACCGTATCCAGGCTCATGCGTTGACCAGCTTCTTGATGATCGAGGTGAAGAAACCGAGGCCGTCGGTGCGGCCGGTGCCGATGAGCGGCTCCACGGCGTGCTCCGGGTGCGGCATCAGGCCGACGATGTTGCCCGCGGCGTTGGTGATGCCCGCGATGTCGCGGAGCGAGCCGTTGGGGTTGCCGTCCAGGTAGCGGAAGGCGACGCGGCCCTCGGCCTCCAGCTCGTCGAGCGTGCGCTCGTCGGCGGTGTACCGGCCGTCCATGTTCTTGAGCGGGACCCTGATCTCCTGGCCGGCGCTGTAGTCCGAGGTCCAGGCGGTCTCCGCGTTCTCCACCCGCAGGCTCTGGTCGCGGCAGATGAAGTGGAGGTGGTTGTTGCGCAGCATGGCGCCGGGCAGCAGGTGCGCCTCGGTCAGGATCTGGAACCCGTTGCAGATGCCGAGGACCGGCATCCCGGCCTTCGCCTGCTCGATGAGGGTTTCCATGACCGGCGAGAAGCGGGAAATCGCTCCGGCGCGGAGGTAGTCGCCGTACGAGAAACCGCCGGCCAGCACGACCGCGTCGACCTGGTGGAGATCCTTGTCGCGGTGCCACAGGGATACGGGCTCGGCGCCCGCGATCCGGACGGCGCGCAGGGCGTCCTGATCGTCGAGGGTGCCGGGAAAAGTGACGACGCCGATACGGGTGGTCACTTCTCCTCCTCCACCTTCACGACGAAGTCCTCGATGACGGTGTTGGCGAGGAACGTCTCGGCCAGCTCGTTAATGCGGGCGAGGGCGGCGTCGTCGACCGGCCCCTCGACCTCCAGCTCGAAACGCTTTCCCTGACGAACGTCCGCGATTCCCTCGAAGCCGAGACGGGGCAGTGCGCGCTGCACCGCCTGTCCCTGCGGGTCGAGGATCTCGGGCTTGAGCATGACGTCGACTACGACGCGTGCCACTGGCACTCCCGGTGTGGTGGTGTGGTGCGGCTGTCTCTCCGGGGGGTTCCCCAGACCCCCGCGGGTCCACTCAGCGTACCTGCCCAAAATTTCTACGCGGGTAGATATCGGACAGGGGCGACCCGGCGGACACGTTCCGCGGATCACATCCGGATATCGGCCGCGACACCGCAGGGAAAAGGTCCGGAAAAAACTCGCGCCGTTTGTCCACGGATTGCACACGGACACGCGGAGGTAATTGACCGGGCTTCACCATGCGGTACCCACCGCTGTACAAATGATTACGGGGAAAGCATTATTGCCCCGTTACGACAACGGAACACCGGGAACAACGGACCAGTCGACACCGCGTCGATCCGCATCCGCCCGCCTGGCAGCCGGAAGGCCGGCATCCGCGCACGCGACACGCGCCGGTGCCGTAGGAAAGGACCGATATCCGTGGCTCAGCGCGTAGTGGTGACACTCTCCGACGACATCGACGGGGGAGAGGCGGCGGAAACGGTGCTCTTCGCCCTGGACGGGAAGACGTACGAGATCGACCTCAATCCCGCCAACGCCAGAAAACTCCGGAAGACCCTGGCGCCCTACGTGGCCGCCGCCCGGAAGCAGACACATGCCGGCAAGCACGGCCGGAAGCCCACGTCCTACCGGCACACCTCCCTCGCCCCGGACCCGGCGGCCGTCCGCGCCTGGGCCCGCTCGCACCGGATGGAGGTGCCGGCCCGCGGCCGCATCCCGAAGAAGGTCTACGAAGCGTTCGAGGCGGCCGGGTGACCCCGCGCCCGACGGGCCGGGGGCGACGGGCGGGTGCCGGGCACGGAGATCCCGCCGGATGCGGAGGGCGGGCGTCCGCCGGGCGGGGGGCGCGGGCCGGAGCGCGGAACGACCGGTCGGACGCACCGTCAGGCGGCCCCGGACGCCCGGCGGGCCGGGTGCCCGCCGCTCCGCCGGCCCGGCCCGGAGGCCCGCCGCGTGCGCCCCGCCGGGAGCCGACTTGCGCGACACCCCCGCAGGTCGGCTAGAGTCTGGAACACGCCGAGGGGCGAGGCCGCAAAGCCGAATCCCACGCAGCGTGCGGGTGTAGTTCAGTAGTAGAACATCCCCCTTCCAGGGGGAAGGCGCAGTGTGCAATTCCTGTCACCCGCTCTGCACGACTCTTCGGACCGACCACCGCGTCGGATCAGGTAGAGTAGTGCTCGCTCCACCGGTGAAAGCCGAGTGGTCGCACTGCGGACGTAGCTCAGTTGGTAGAGCGCAACCTTGCCAAGGTTGAGGTCGCCAGTTCGAACCTGGTCGTCCGCTCAGCATCAAAGGCCCTGATCTTCTGATCAGGGCCTTTGTCGTGTTCTCGGATGCCGCCATGACGTTTGTCATGAGCAGTGATGACAGCGCGCACTGCTCGCGGGCCGAGCCCGGCGGAAGCCTTGAGGCATGACCAGCGACGACATGCTCAGCGACCGACCGGCCGCGACCGGGGGCACGACCGGCGCGGAGACGGTGATCGCGGCGGACGGGCTCCGCCGCAGCTACCAGGACGGCTTCGAGGCCGTGTCCGGGATCTCCTTCTCCGTGGCCCGCGGTGAACTGTTCGCCCTGCTCGGGACGAACGGCGCGGGCAAGACCTCGACCGTGGAACTCCTGGAGGGACTGGCGCCCCCGACCTCCGGGACGGTCCGGATCCTCGGCCACGACCCGTACCGCGAACGCGCCGCCGTCCGGCCCCGGACCGGGGTGATGCTCCAGGAGGGCGGCTTCCCCTCCGACCTCACCGTCCTGGAGACCGCGCGGATGTGGTCCGCGTGCACCACCGGCGCGCGCCCCGCCGCCGAGGCCCTGGAGATGGTCGGCCTCACGAGCCGTACCGGGGTGCGGGTCAAGCAGCTGTCCGGCGGGGAGAAGCGCCGTCTGGACCTGGCGCTCGCCCTGACCTCGCGTCCCGAGGTGCTCTTCCTGGACGAGCCGACGACGGGGCTCGACGCGGAGGGCCGGCGGGACACCTGGGACCTGATCCGGGCGCTCCGCGACGGCGGCACGACCGTCCTGCTGACCACCCACTACCTGGAGGAGGCCGAGGCGCTCGCGGACCGGCTGGCGATCATGCACCAGGGCCGGATCGTGGCGGCCGGGACGACCGCCGAGGTCACCGCCTCGCAGCCCGCGCGCATCCGGTTCACGCTGCCCGACGACGTACCGGCCGGGCGTCTTCCGCTCTCCCTGCGGGCGGGCGCGGAGGGGCAGCGGATCGAGATCCGTACCCCCGCGCTCCAGGAAGCGCTGTACGAACTGCTCGGCTGGGCACGGGAGTCGGGCGTGCGCCTGCTCGACCTCGACGCCCGCTCCGCCTCGCTGGAGGAGGCGTTCCTCCGGATCGCCCACACCCGACTGCGTTCCCGCGCCGACGACCCGCGCGGGGCCGGGGACGGCGGCGTCCGGAACGGGACGGCGAAGACGAAGCCGAAGAAGGTGACGGCATGACCACGCCCACCGTCCTCACGGACGACCGCACGGCCCCCGGCCGCTCCCCCGCACCGCCCTCGAAGGCCGCCGCGTCGGCACGGCGGCTGACCGCTCTCGCCCGCGCCGAGCTGGTGCTGCTCCTGCGCAACCGGTCGGCGATCTTCCTGGCCCTGGTGCTGCCCGTCGTCATGATCTTCTCGATCCGGGCGTCGCTCCGGCAGATCGACCTGTCCGGTACCGGGCTCTCCATCGCGGGCGCGGCCCTCACCGGCGGCATCGGCGTCGTCCTCCTCCAGGTCGTCTACATGAACCTGGTCACCGGCTACGTCACCCGGCGCGAGGAACTCGTCCTCAAGCGGCTGCGTACCGGAGAGATCACCGACCGGGAGATCCTGACCGCCACCGCCGTGCCCTCGATCGCCCTGGCGCTCGTGCAGTGCGTGCTGCTCGTCGTGGCCGGCGCGATCGCCTTCGACCTGTCGGCCCCGGAGCGGCCCGAGGTGTTCCTGGCGGGCCTGGTGGTGGGCCTCGTGATGATGTCGGCGCTGGCCGCGGCGACCTCGGCGCTGACGCGGACGGTCCAGACCTCGCAGCTCACCACGTTGCCGCTGTACTTCGTCTCGCTCTTCGGCTCCGGGATCTTCGTCCCGCTGGACGTCTTCCCGGACCGGCTCGCCTCGGTACTCGAACTGCTGCCGCTGACCGGTGTGGTGACCCTCGTCCAGCACGGCTGGCTCGGCGGGGTGGAGGGCGGTGACCTGCTGACGGCCGCCGCGGTGGCGTTGGCCTGGACCGCGTTCGCGGTGTTTGCTGTGCAGCGGTGGTTCCGCTGGGACCCGCGCGGCTGACGTGAAGGGGCTGAAGGGTGTGATCACTCGGGTACGGGACTGGCGGCGCGGCTGGCACGAACGCAGCAAGCTCCAGCGCATCGACCTCTACACCCGGATCACGCTCTGCACACTCCCCTGGATCTTCCTCGTGACCTGGGGGCTGCTGCCCCTCGGCAAGGCCCTCGGCCGCGGCGCGCCGGCGGTGTCCCTGGGAGCGGCGTTCCTCGCGGTGAACGCCGCCCAGTGCGTGCTGAGCAACCGCAACGTGGCCCCCGCCTTCGCCCACTACCGGGGCACCGAGCCCTTCCCCCGGCAGCGGCTGCGGCTCCCCGCCGTGTCGCTGGTGGTGCTCACCGGCCTGGTGGTGGCCCTCGCGGCGGTGGGGGCCGTCGACGACGCGGGGATGAGCCTGCTCGTGCTCGACCTGCCCCTGGCGTTCACGACCCCGTACGCGCTCATCGTCCCCGTCCGCAGGTACCTGCTCCACTGCGCGCTCTACGCCGCGGTGGCCGTGGCACTGATGGCGGCGGTCGGGGCGCCGGGACGCATGCTGTTCGGGTCCGCCTTCTCCCTGCTCGTCGCCTCCCTGCTGGTGCTCGTCTCGGCGCGCCCGAGCGCCTGGAGCCTGACCGCGATGTGGCAGGCGGAGGAGGCGCGGGACATGCAGGCCCGGCTGGCGGTGGCGGAGGAGCGGCTGCGGTTCGGCCGGGACATGCACGACGTGCTCGGCCGGAACCTGTCGGTGATCGCGCTGAAGAGCGAGCTGGCCGTGGAACTGGCCCAGCGCGGGAACCCGGCGGCGGTGGACCAGATGGTCGAGGTGCAGCGGATCGCCCGCGCCTCCCAGCAGGAGGTCCGCGATGTCGTCCGGGGCTACCGGGAGGCCGACCTGCCCACCGAACTCATGGGCGCGCGCAGCGTGCTGGAGGCGGCCGGGATCTCCGTGGGCGTCGAGGGCGCGGACGGGCCGGCCGGGATCGGGGCCCCGGCGGCGGTGCAGGCCGCGCTCGGCTGGGTGGTGCGCGAGACGGCGACGAACGTCCTGCGCCACGGCGACCCGCGCCACTGCCGGATCCGGCTCACGCGGACACGGGACGCGGTGGTCCTGGAGGTCGAGAACGACGGGGCCGGTGCCGCCGCCTCGTCCGGCGGCCCGGACGGCGGCGGTTCGGGCCTGGCCGGGCTGCGCGAACGGCTCGGAGCGCTCGGCGGGACGCTCGGCGCGGGACCGGCCGGGGACGATCTCTTCCGGGTGACGGCGACCGTGCCGCTGGCAGCCTCGTCCCGTGCGCGGCCGGACGGCCGCGCCGCCCCCTCCTCCGCCGTCGCTTCCGTACCCGCTTCTCCGGAGGAACGATGACCGCCGACCGGCCCCTGCGGATCCTGCTGGCCGACGACGAACACCTCATCCGGGGCGCGTTGGCCGCACTGCTCGCCCTGGAGGAGGACCTCGTCGTGGTGGCGGAGGCCGCGAGCGGCCCCGAGGCGCTGGCGATGGCGCTCGCGCACCGCCCCGACGTCGCCGTCCTGGACCTCCAGATGCCGGGCGCGGACGGTGTGAAGGTCGCCACATCGCTGCGGACCGGACTG
Proteins encoded in this window:
- the purQ gene encoding phosphoribosylformylglycinamidine synthase subunit PurQ, whose amino-acid sequence is MTTRIGVVTFPGTLDDQDALRAVRIAGAEPVSLWHRDKDLHQVDAVVLAGGFSYGDYLRAGAISRFSPVMETLIEQAKAGMPVLGICNGFQILTEAHLLPGAMLRNNHLHFICRDQSLRVENAETAWTSDYSAGQEIRVPLKNMDGRYTADERTLDELEAEGRVAFRYLDGNPNGSLRDIAGITNAAGNIVGLMPHPEHAVEPLIGTGRTDGLGFFTSIIKKLVNA
- the purL gene encoding phosphoribosylformylglycinamidine synthase subunit PurL, which produces MSLDTVKHAAETPDAEQPWKELGLKEDEYARIREILGRRPTGAELAMYSVMWSEHCSYKSSKVHLKQFGEKVPANDAMLVGIGENAGVVDVGQGYAVTFKVESHNHPSYIEPYQGAATGIGGIVRDILAMGARPVAVVDPLRFGAADHPDTKRVLPGVVAGIGGYGNCLGLPNIGGEVVFDSCYQGNPLVNAGCIGVMKHEDIHLAQASGPGNKVILYGARTGGDGIGGVSVLASETFESTGPAKRPAVQVGDPFQEKLLIECTLEIFQEKLVAGIQDLGGAGLSCATSELASAGSGGMRVELDTVPLRDSSLSPEEILMSESQERMCAIVEPQHVDRFLEICEKWDVIATVIGEVTDGSQLEIFWHGEQIVDVPPRSVAHDGPVYQRPFARPSWQDALQADDAGKLARPANAAELREQVLQLVASPNQASKAWITDQYDRFVQGNTVLAMGEDAGMVRIDAETNLGVALATDGNGRYAKLDPYTGAQLALAESYRNVAASGARPLAISDCLNFGSPEDPDVMWQFAEATRGLADGCLELGTPVTGGNVSLYNQTGETAIHPTPVVAVLGVIDDVNRRTPVAFAEEGQLLYLLGDTAEEFGGSAWSEVVHQHLGGLPPKVDLAREKLLADILISASRDGMIDAAHDLSDGGLIQAVTESCLRGGNGARLVVPDGLDAFTFLFSESAGRAVVAVPRSEELRFTDMCGARGLPVARIGVVDGEEIEIQGEFSIPLSELRTAHEATIPALLA
- a CDS encoding ABC transporter permease gives rise to the protein MTTPTVLTDDRTAPGRSPAPPSKAAASARRLTALARAELVLLLRNRSAIFLALVLPVVMIFSIRASLRQIDLSGTGLSIAGAALTGGIGVVLLQVVYMNLVTGYVTRREELVLKRLRTGEITDREILTATAVPSIALALVQCVLLVVAGAIAFDLSAPERPEVFLAGLVVGLVMMSALAAATSALTRTVQTSQLTTLPLYFVSLFGSGIFVPLDVFPDRLASVLELLPLTGVVTLVQHGWLGGVEGGDLLTAAAVALAWTAFAVFAVQRWFRWDPRG
- a CDS encoding sensor histidine kinase, yielding MITRVRDWRRGWHERSKLQRIDLYTRITLCTLPWIFLVTWGLLPLGKALGRGAPAVSLGAAFLAVNAAQCVLSNRNVAPAFAHYRGTEPFPRQRLRLPAVSLVVLTGLVVALAAVGAVDDAGMSLLVLDLPLAFTTPYALIVPVRRYLLHCALYAAVAVALMAAVGAPGRMLFGSAFSLLVASLLVLVSARPSAWSLTAMWQAEEARDMQARLAVAEERLRFGRDMHDVLGRNLSVIALKSELAVELAQRGNPAAVDQMVEVQRIARASQQEVRDVVRGYREADLPTELMGARSVLEAAGISVGVEGADGPAGIGAPAAVQAALGWVVRETATNVLRHGDPRHCRIRLTRTRDAVVLEVENDGAGAAASSGGPDGGGSGLAGLRERLGALGGTLGAGPAGDDLFRVTATVPLAASSRARPDGRAAPSSAVASVPASPEER
- a CDS encoding Lsr2 family protein — translated: MAQRVVVTLSDDIDGGEAAETVLFALDGKTYEIDLNPANARKLRKTLAPYVAAARKQTHAGKHGRKPTSYRHTSLAPDPAAVRAWARSHRMEVPARGRIPKKVYEAFEAAG
- a CDS encoding ABC transporter ATP-binding protein yields the protein MTSDDMLSDRPAATGGTTGAETVIAADGLRRSYQDGFEAVSGISFSVARGELFALLGTNGAGKTSTVELLEGLAPPTSGTVRILGHDPYRERAAVRPRTGVMLQEGGFPSDLTVLETARMWSACTTGARPAAEALEMVGLTSRTGVRVKQLSGGEKRRLDLALALTSRPEVLFLDEPTTGLDAEGRRDTWDLIRALRDGGTTVLLTTHYLEEAEALADRLAIMHQGRIVAAGTTAEVTASQPARIRFTLPDDVPAGRLPLSLRAGAEGQRIEIRTPALQEALYELLGWARESGVRLLDLDARSASLEEAFLRIAHTRLRSRADDPRGAGDGGVRNGTAKTKPKKVTA
- the purS gene encoding phosphoribosylformylglycinamidine synthase subunit PurS, translating into MARVVVDVMLKPEILDPQGQAVQRALPRLGFEGIADVRQGKRFELEVEGPVDDAALARINELAETFLANTVIEDFVVKVEEEK